In Zingiber officinale cultivar Zhangliang chromosome 1A, Zo_v1.1, whole genome shotgun sequence, a genomic segment contains:
- the LOC122034682 gene encoding glucan endo-1,3-beta-glucosidase 1-like — translation MGSNPYPLFLFLLIHYFLAVGAAAGSRSAKAPFVGVNIGTDLSNLLSPADIAAFLKAQQIQHVRLYDADSGILSALAGAGVSVALGVPNDQLIALGSSNASAAAWVARHILPFDPDTPISAVAVGDEVPTAVPNALPVLLPALRSLSAALAAANLSSIPVSTPLPFSVILDPFPPSQAYFNQTLASAFLLPLLQFLNDTGAPLMLNLYPYYAFMQSRGAVPLDNALFRPLAPALEEVDPNTLLHYTNVLDAMVDAAYVSMRNLNFSTVPVLITETGWPHNGARRDEPHATPDLASTYNSNLIRHVFGRTGTPMRPEATPSVYIYELFDEDLRPGPVSEASWGLFYGNGTAVYLLRSTGAGGFLANDTTDRTYCMAAEGADRRSLQAALDWACGPGRANCSDLQPGESCYLPNDVRDHASYAFDSYYQSQSKAAGSCYFQGIAMITTTDPSHGNCIFPGSKQMNMTSEGSNATETSKAGIPPRLRLTEQNNNIVFMILNMILVVSVSTMRL, via the exons ATGGGATCAAATCCCTACCcacttttcctcttcctcctcatccattATTTTCTTGCAG TTGGAGCGGCCGCTGGTAGCCGATCCGCGAAGGCGCCGTTCGTCGGCGTGAACATCGGCACCGACCTGTCGAATCTTCTCTCCCCAGCTGACATCGCGGCCTTCCTGAAAGCGCAGCAGATCCAGCACGTTCGCCTCTACGACGCCGACTCTGGCATCCTCTCCGCCCTGGCGGGCGCTGGCGTCTCCGTCGCCCTCGGTGTGCCCAACGACCAGCTCATCGCTCTCGGCTCATCCAACGCCAGCGCCGCCGCCTGGGTCGCCCGCCACATCCTCCCCTTCGACCCGGATACCCCAATCTCGGCCGTGGCTGTGGGGGACGAGGTTCCCACGGCGGTCCCAAACGCCCTCCCGGTCCTCCTACCTGCACTCCGCTCCCTCTCCGCAGCCCTCGCCGCCGCTAATCTCTCCTCCATCCCGGTCTCCACTCCACTGCCGTTCTCCGTCATCCTCGATCCCTTTCCCCCCTCGCAAGCTTACTTCAACCAGACGCTGGCCTCCGCCTTCCTGCTCCCGCTCCTCCAATTCCTGAACGATACCGGCGCACCGCTCATGCTCAACCTCTACCCTTACTACGCCTTTATGCAGAGCCGCGGCGCCGTGCCCCTGGACAACGCCCTGTTCCGGCCCCTGGCGCCGGCCCTCGAGGAGGTCGACCCCAACACGCTTCTCCACTACACCAACGTGCTCGACGCCATGGTCGACGCCGCCTACGTCTCCATGCGCAATCTCAACTTCAGCACCGTGCCCGTGCTCATCACTGAAACAGGGTGGCCACACAACGGCGCCCGCCGGGACGAGCCCCACGCCACGCCGGACCTGGCGAGCACCTACAACTCCAACCTCATACGCCACGTGTTCGGTCGCACAGGCACACCGATGCGGCCGGAGGCCACACCTAGCGTCTATATCTACGAGCTATTCGACGAAGACCTGCGCCCAGGGCCGGTGTCAGAGGCGAGCTGGGGGCTGTTTTACGGGAACGGAACGGCGGTGTACCTGCTTCGGTCGACGGGAGCAGGGGGCTTCCTGGCGAACGACACGACGGATCGGACATACTGCATGGCGGCGGAGGGGGCGGACCGGCGATCGCTGCAGGCGGCGCTGGACTGGGCGTGCGGCCCGGGTCGGGCCAACTGCTCGGACTTGCAGCCTGGGGAAAGCTGCTACCTGCCAAACGACGTTAGGGACCACGCTTCCTACGCCTTTGACAGCTACTATCAATCGCAGAGCAAGGCCGCCGGATCCTGCTACTTCCAAGGCATCGCCATGATCACCACCACCGACCCAA GTCATGGAAATTGTATCTTTCCTGGAAG CAAGCAGATGAACATGACAAGCGAAGGCAGTAATGCTACGGAAACCAGCAAAGCAGGTATACCTCCCAGATTGAGACTAACAGAGCAGAATAACAACATTGTTTTCATGATCTTGAACATGATTTTGGTGGTTTCTGTCTCAACCATGAGGCTTTAG